From Pongo pygmaeus isolate AG05252 chromosome 1, NHGRI_mPonPyg2-v2.0_pri, whole genome shotgun sequence, one genomic window encodes:
- the LRRC47 gene encoding leucine-rich repeat-containing protein 47, with amino-acid sequence MAAAAVSESWPELELAERERRRELLLTGPGLEERVRAAGGQLPPRLFTLPLLHYLEVSGCGSLRAPGPGLAQGLPQLHSLVLRRNALGPGLSPELGPLPALRVLDLSGNALEALPPGQGLGPAEPPGLPQLQSLNLSGNRLRELPADLARCAPRLQSLNLTGNCLDSFPAELFRPGALPLLSELAAADNCLRELSPDIAHLASLKTLDLSNNQLSEIPAELADCPKLKEINFRGNKLRDKRLEKMVSGCQTRSILEYLRVGGRGGGKGKGRAEGSEKEESRRKRRERKQRREGGDGEEQDVGDAGRLLLRVLHVSENPAPLTVRVSPEVRDVRPYIVGAVVRGMDLQPGNALKRFLTSQTKLHEDLCEKRTAATLATHELRAVKGPLLYCARPPHDLKIVPLGRKEAKAKELVRQLQLEAEEQRKQKKRQSVSGLHRYLHLLDGNENYPCLVDADGDVISFPPITNSEKTKVKKTTSDLFLEVTSATSLQICKDVMDALILKMAEMNKYTLENKEEGSLSDTEADAVSGQLPDPRTNPSAGKDGPSLLVVEQVRVLDLEGSLKVVYPSKADLATAPPHVTVVR; translated from the exons ATGGCGGCGGCAGCGGTGTCAGAGTCTTGGCCGGAGCTGGAGCTGGCTGAGCGGGAGCGGCGGCGGGAGCTGCTGCTGACGGGGCCTGGGCTGGAGGAGCGAGTGCGGGCGGCGGGTGGGCAGCTGCCGCCGCGCCTTTTCACCCTGCCGCTGCTGCACTACTTGGAAGTGAGCGGCTGCGGGAGCCTGCGCGCTCCGGGGCCTGGCCTGGCGCAGGGCCTGCCGCAGCTGCACAGCCTCGTGCTCCGGCGCAACGCGCTGGGGCCCGGCCTGAGCCCCGAGCTCGGGCCGCTGCCTGCCCTTCGGGTGCTCGACCTGTCAGGCAACGCGCTGGAGGCGCTGCCGCCGGGCCAAGGCCTGGGCCCCGCCGAGCCGCCGGGCCTTCCGCAGCTGCAGAGCCTCAACCTCAGCGGCAACCGGCTGCGCGAGCTGCCAGCCGACCTGGCGCGCTGCGCCCCGCGCCTGCAGAGCCTCAACCTCACCGGCAATTGCCTAGACTCCTTCCCCGCCGAGCTCTTTCGCCCCGGCGCGCTGCCCCTGCTCAGTGAACTGGCGGCTGCTGACAACTGCCTCCGAGAACTCAGCCCCGACATCGCCCACCTGGCCTCGCTCAAG ACGTTGGACCTCTCCAACAACCAGCTGAGCGAGATCCCTGCAGAGCTTGCGGACTGCCCCAAGCTCAAGGAGATCAATTTCCGCGGGAACAAGCTGAGGGACAAGCGCCTGGAGAAGATGGTCAGCGGCTGCCAGACCAGATCCATCCTGGAGTACCTGCGTGTCGGAGGCCGCGGTGGCGGGAAGGGCAAGGGCCGTGCCGAGGGCTCGGAGAAGGAAGAGAGccggaggaagaggagggagaggaagcagaGGCGGGAGGGCGGCGATGGGGAGGAGCAGGACGTGGGAGATGCTGGCCGGCTGCTGCTCAGGGTCCTGCACGTCTCCGAAAACCCCGCACCCCTGACAGTCAGAGTGAGCCCCGAGGTCCGGGATGTGCGGCCCTATATTGTGGGGGCCGTGGTGCGCGGCATGGACCTGCAGCCGGGGAATGCACTCAAACGCTTCCTCACCTCGCAG ACCAAGCTCCACGAAGATCTCTGTGAGAAGAGGACGGCCGCCACCCTTGCCACCCACGAGCTCCGCGCCGTCAAAGGGCCCCTGCTGTACTGTGCTCGGCCCCCGCACGACCTCAAG ATCGTCCCCTTGGGGCGGAAAGAAGCCAAGGCCAAGGAGCTGGTGCGGCAGCTGCAGCTGGAGGCCGAGGAGCAGAGGAAGCAGAAGAAGCGGCAGAGTGTGTCGGGCCTGCACAG ataCCTTCACTTGCTGGATGGAAATGAAAATTACCCGTGTCTTGTGGATGCAGACGGTGATGTGATTTCCTTCCCACCAATAACCAACAGTGAGAAGACAAAG gttaAGAAAACGACTTCTGATTTGTTTTTGGAAGTAACAAGTGCCACCAGTCTGCAGATTTGCAAGGATGTCATGGATGCCCTCATTCTG AAAATGGCAGAAATGAACAAGTACACtttagaaaataaagaggaaggaTCACTCTCAGATACTGAAGCTGATGCAGTCTCTGGACAACTTCCAGATCCCAGAACGAATCCCAGTGCTGGAAAGGACGGGCCCTCCCTGCTGGTGGTGGAGCAGGTCCGGGTGTTGGACCTGGAAGGGAGCCTGAAGGTGGTGTACCCGTCCAAGGCCGACCTGGCCACTGCCCCTCCCCACGTGACTGTCGTGCGCTGA
- the SMIM1 gene encoding small integral membrane protein 1 produces MQPQESHVHYSRWEDGSRDGVSLGAVSSTEEASCCRRISQKLCTGKLGIAMKLLGGVALFCIIFILGYLTGYYVHKCK; encoded by the exons ATGCAGCCCCAGGAGAGCCACGTCCACTATAGTAGGTGGGAGGACGGCAGCAGGGACGGAGTCAGCCTAGGGGCCGTGTCCAGCACAGAAGAGGCCTCATGCTGCCGCAG GATCTCCCAGAAGCTGTGCACAGGCAAGCTGGGCATCGCCATGAAGTTGCTGGGCGGCGTGGCCCTCTTCTGCATCATCTTCATCCTGGGCTACCTCACTGGCTACTATGTGCACAAGTGCAAATAA